GTGCGCGAGACCCGCCGGAAGGTCGCCCGCACGTTCTCCAACGTGCTCGCGCTCATGGACGAGGATCCCGACTTCGTCTTCGCGGCCAGCAGCGCGCAGCAGTACGCATGGCTGAAGGAGGACCACCCGGAGCTGTTCGAGCGGCTCCGCCGGCGCGTGGCCGAGGGCCGCTTCGTGCCCGTCGGCGGCATGTGGGTCGAGTCGGACACGAACATGCCGGGCGGCGAGGCGCTCGTCCGCCAGCTCGTGCAGGGCAAGCGCTTCTTCCTGGAGGAGTTCGGGATCGACGCCCGCGAGGTGTGGCTCCCCGACTCCTTCGGCTACACGGGCGCCCTCCCGCAGATCGTGCGCGGCGCGGGCGCCGAGTACTTCCTCACCCAGAAGCAGTCGTGGAACGAGACGAACACGATGCCGCACCACACGTTCCTCTGGGAGGGCATCGACGGCAGCCGCGTCCTCACGCACTTCCCGCCGGTGGACTCCTACAACTCCGACCTCTCCGGGGAGGACCTCGCGCGCGCCGAGCGGCAGCACGCCGAGAAGGCCGTGCACAACGCGTCCATCGTCCCGTTCGGCTGGGGCGACGGCGGTGGCGGGCCGACCCGCGAGATGACCGCGGCGGCGCACCGCACGCGCGACCTCGAAGGGTCGCCGCGCGTGGAGCTCGGCACGCCGCTGTCGTTCTTCGACGCCGCGAGGGCCGCGATCCCGGATCCGCACGTGTGGTCGGGCGAGATGTACCTCGAGTTCCACCGCGGCACGTACACGTCGCAGGCGCGCACGAAGCAGGGCAACCGGCGCAGCGAGCACCTGCTGCGGGAGGCGGAGCTGTGGCTCGCGACCGCCGCCGTGCGCGACCTCGTCGCCTACCCGCACGACGAGCTCGACGCGCTCTGGCGCACCGTGCTGCTGCTGCAGTTCCACGACATCCTCCCGGGCACGTCGATCGCCTGGGTGCACCAGGAGGCCGAGCGCGAGCACGCGCGCGTGCAGGGCCGGCTCCTGGAGCTCGTCGCCGAGGCGCAGTCCGCGCTCGCGGGATCGGGCGACCGGCGCATCGCGTTCAACGCGGCGCCCGTGGACGCGGCGGGCGTGGGCGCGCTGTCGGCCGCGGTCGTGGATCACGCGCCCGCCTCCCCCGCGCCCGTCGCGGACGGCGACGGCTGGCTCCTCGACAACGGGCTCGTCCGCGCGCGGTTCGACGCCGACGGCACGGTCTCCTCGCTCGTCGACGCCGCATCCGGCCGCGACCTCGTCGCCCCCGGCCAGCGCCTCGGCCTCCTCCAGCTGTTCCGCGACACCCCGAACCAGTGGGACGCGTGGGACATCGACGACGCCTACCGCCGCAACCGCACCGACCTCACCGACGTCCAGGCGGTGCGGATCGACGGCGACGCCCTCGTGGTCGAGCGGGCGTTCGGCGCGTCGCGCGTCACGCAGACGTGGACGCTGCCCGCCGGCGAGCCGGAGCTGCAGGTGGTCACCGACGTCGACTGGCACGAGCGGCAGAAGCTCCTCAAGCTGGCGTTCCCGCTCGACGTGCACGGCGACCGCGCCGCGTCCGAGGTGCAGTTCGGGCACGTGCAGCGCGTCACCCACGCGAACACGTCGTGGGAGACGGCGCGCTTCGAGACGGTCGCGCACCGCTGGGTGCACGTGGGCGAGCCCGGCTTCGGCGTGGCGGTCGCGAACGACGCGACGTACGGGCACGACGTGACGCGGATCCCCCGCCCCGACGGCGGCAGCGCGACCCTCGTGCGCCAGTCGCTCCTCCGGGCGCCCGTGTTCCCCGACCCGCACGCCGACCAGGGCCGGCACGTGCTGCGCAGCGCGGTGCGCGTCGCGCCCGACGTGCTCGACGCCGCCGACGCGGGCTACCGGCTCAACCTGCCGGTGCGCGAGGTCACCGGCGACCACGGCGTCGCGCCGCTCGTCACGTCGTCGAACGCGGCCGTGGTGATCGAGGCCGTCAAGCTCGCGGAGGACCGCTCGGGCGACCTCGTCGTGCGGATCTACGAGGCGCGCGGCGGGCGAGAGCAGGCGGTGGTGCGGGTGGATCCGGCGGCCGGGCTCGGCGACGCCGTCCGCACCGACCTCCTGGAGCGGCCCCTCGCGGGCG
The genomic region above belongs to Clavibacter phaseoli and contains:
- a CDS encoding alpha-mannosidase: MPPTTALAEARVARFVQDRLTPHIHRRRIPLAIEAWDAPGEPVPFAEAVRQDYRPFAVGTPWSRAWGTTWFHVTGTVPEDGAAAGTALEVLVDLGFSDRQPGFQAEGLVHRPDGSVVKAIEPCNGYVPLAAIGAGTAPGTPIDLWIEAASNPDVGGNSFYGETPLGDLATAGDDPIYTLRTMELAWRDEAVWELDRDVWTLQGLMGQLDPASSRRAEILAALERACDAVDPDDVAGTAAAGRDALRAVLAAPAHASAHRVTAVGHAHIDSAWLWPVRETRRKVARTFSNVLALMDEDPDFVFAASSAQQYAWLKEDHPELFERLRRRVAEGRFVPVGGMWVESDTNMPGGEALVRQLVQGKRFFLEEFGIDAREVWLPDSFGYTGALPQIVRGAGAEYFLTQKQSWNETNTMPHHTFLWEGIDGSRVLTHFPPVDSYNSDLSGEDLARAERQHAEKAVHNASIVPFGWGDGGGGPTREMTAAAHRTRDLEGSPRVELGTPLSFFDAARAAIPDPHVWSGEMYLEFHRGTYTSQARTKQGNRRSEHLLREAELWLATAAVRDLVAYPHDELDALWRTVLLLQFHDILPGTSIAWVHQEAEREHARVQGRLLELVAEAQSALAGSGDRRIAFNAAPVDAAGVGALSAAVVDHAPASPAPVADGDGWLLDNGLVRARFDADGTVSSLVDAASGRDLVAPGQRLGLLQLFRDTPNQWDAWDIDDAYRRNRTDLTDVQAVRIDGDALVVERAFGASRVTQTWTLPAGEPELQVVTDVDWHERQKLLKLAFPLDVHGDRAASEVQFGHVQRVTHANTSWETARFETVAHRWVHVGEPGFGVAVANDATYGHDVTRIPRPDGGSATLVRQSLLRAPVFPDPHADQGRHVLRSAVRVAPDVLDAADAGYRLNLPVREVTGDHGVAPLVTSSNAAVVIEAVKLAEDRSGDLVVRIYEARGGREQAVVRVDPAAGLGDAVRTDLLERPLAGEDAQVSADGIALTLRPFEIATLRFARR